From Kineosporia succinea, the proteins below share one genomic window:
- the chvE gene encoding multiple monosaccharide ABC transporter substrate-binding protein, which yields MSVSAGLIGVAMPTTGSDRWIADGENMKKQFELLGYQTDVQFAEDKVDDQIAQIQAMVDGGAKAVIVGAVDGSALTGVLAKAAAADVEVIAYDRLIRDTPDIDYYASFDNFRVGVLQADYLVKTLKLTKAGGPYNLELFAGDAKDNNAGFFFDGAMSVLQPYISSGKLEIRSGQTAFAKVTTEGWNGEVAGERMTSLLNSDYAGTDVDAVLSPYDGISRGIIASLQKKGYGTRNKPLPVITGQDAELDSVKAIADGTQGQTVYKDSRELAKVAVQMTDSLLSGGTPEVNDTKQYNNGVKDVASFLLQPVSVDKDNYESVLVDGGYYTADQIGN from the coding sequence GTGTCGGTCTCCGCGGGCCTGATCGGGGTGGCGATGCCGACCACCGGGTCGGACCGCTGGATCGCCGACGGCGAGAACATGAAGAAGCAGTTCGAGCTGCTCGGGTACCAGACCGACGTGCAGTTCGCCGAGGACAAGGTCGACGACCAGATCGCGCAGATCCAGGCCATGGTCGACGGCGGCGCGAAGGCCGTCATCGTCGGTGCGGTGGACGGGTCGGCGCTGACCGGCGTGCTGGCCAAGGCGGCCGCGGCCGACGTCGAGGTGATCGCGTACGACCGGCTGATCCGTGACACCCCGGACATCGACTACTACGCCAGCTTCGACAACTTCCGGGTCGGCGTGCTGCAGGCCGACTACCTGGTGAAGACGCTGAAGCTGACCAAGGCGGGCGGGCCGTACAACCTCGAGCTGTTCGCGGGCGACGCCAAGGACAACAACGCCGGGTTCTTCTTCGACGGTGCGATGAGCGTGCTCCAGCCCTACATCTCCTCGGGCAAGCTCGAGATCCGCAGCGGGCAGACCGCGTTCGCCAAGGTGACGACCGAGGGCTGGAACGGCGAGGTCGCGGGCGAGCGGATGACGAGCCTGCTCAACAGCGACTACGCCGGCACGGACGTCGACGCGGTGCTCTCGCCCTACGACGGCATCTCGCGCGGCATCATCGCGTCCCTGCAGAAGAAGGGCTACGGCACCAGGAACAAGCCGCTGCCCGTCATCACCGGGCAGGACGCCGAGCTCGACTCGGTCAAGGCCATCGCCGACGGCACACAGGGTCAGACCGTGTACAAGGACAGCCGCGAGCTGGCCAAGGTCGCGGTGCAGATGACCGACTCGCTGCTGTCCGGCGGCACCCCCGAGGTCAACGACACGAAGCAGTACAACAACGGGGTCAAGGACGTGGCCTCGTTCCTGCTGCAGCCGGTGAGCGTGGACAAGGACAACTACGAGAGCGTTCTCGTCGACGGCGGGTACTACACCGCAGACCAGATCGGAAACTGA